A window of the Eubalaena glacialis isolate mEubGla1 chromosome 9, mEubGla1.1.hap2.+ XY, whole genome shotgun sequence genome harbors these coding sequences:
- the MLANA gene encoding melanoma antigen recognized by T-cells 1 isoform X1, protein MPREEAHYIYGSRKKGHGHSYVTAEEAAGIGILIVILGILLLISCWYCRRRSGYRSLKVDKSIHAGTQSTLTGRCSREGLGHQDTKLPFQENNCEPVVPNAPPAYEKLSTEQSPPPYSP, encoded by the exons ATGCCAAGAGAAGAGGCTCACTACATCTATGGTTCCCGCAAGAAGGGGCACGGCCACTCCTACGTCACAGCTGAAGA GGCTGCAGGGATTGGCATCCTGATAGTGATCCTGGGAATTTTACTGCTCATCAGCTGCTGGTACTGTAGAAGACGAAGTGGATACAGAAGCTTGAAGGTG GACAAAAGCATTCATGCTGGTACTCAAAGTACCTTAACAGGAAGATGTTCACGTGAGGGGCTTGGTCACCAGGACACCAAACTGCCTTTTCAAGAGAACAATTGTGAACCTGTG GTTCCCAATGCTCCACCTGCCTATGAGAAACTCTCCACGGAACAGTCACCACCACCTTACTCTCCGTGA
- the MLANA gene encoding melanoma antigen recognized by T-cells 1 isoform X2 has product MPREEAHYIYGSRKKGHGHSYVTAEEAAGIGILIVILGILLLISCWYCRRRSGYRSLKDKSIHAGTQSTLTGRCSREGLGHQDTKLPFQENNCEPVVPNAPPAYEKLSTEQSPPPYSP; this is encoded by the exons ATGCCAAGAGAAGAGGCTCACTACATCTATGGTTCCCGCAAGAAGGGGCACGGCCACTCCTACGTCACAGCTGAAGA GGCTGCAGGGATTGGCATCCTGATAGTGATCCTGGGAATTTTACTGCTCATCAGCTGCTGGTACTGTAGAAGACGAAGTGGATACAGAAGCTTGAAG GACAAAAGCATTCATGCTGGTACTCAAAGTACCTTAACAGGAAGATGTTCACGTGAGGGGCTTGGTCACCAGGACACCAAACTGCCTTTTCAAGAGAACAATTGTGAACCTGTG GTTCCCAATGCTCCACCTGCCTATGAGAAACTCTCCACGGAACAGTCACCACCACCTTACTCTCCGTGA